The Bremerella sp. JC817 genomic sequence CCGGAGAGGGCTTGAGGAGACCGGCATGGGCTACGACAAGGAGGTCGACATGATCGCTCGGGCCCATCAGCTCGGCCTCCTGACTTGTCCTTATGTGCACAATCAGGACGAGGCCTCCGCGATGGCGAGCGCAGGGGCGGACGTGGTGGTCGCTCACGTCGGGCTGACCACGAAGGGGATGATCGGGGCGCAATCCGCTTTGGGCATCGACGAGGCGATC encodes the following:
- a CDS encoding phosphoenolpyruvate hydrolase family protein; protein product: MGYDKEVDMIARAHQLGLLTCPYVHNQDEASAMASAGADVVVAHVGLTTKGMIGAQSALGIDEAIGRVQAMADAAHARRPDVLVLCHGGPIAEPADAAEVLA